A part of Helicobacter himalayensis genomic DNA contains:
- a CDS encoding MlaE family ABC transporter permease, protein MELFTHKLTPQANFFISQSHPTLKIKLSGEWNYTTSKAKLKALRASLQKANVPIELEFDSNLEIDFALCALLKSFLESKSYTLGENQNIIEMFALLENYPQAYPIPHKPNSLLTSFQELGEGVKSFFTNMIDFINFFGMCLFYLFLSLVRPKRFKIASIFYHISESGLKAMPVVLITSFIVSYAIAMQGVIQLDKMGVPILSVEIIAKLSLRELGPFVLALVVAGRSASAYSAQIGVMNLAEENDALKTMGFSVIDFLVTPRILALVITMPLLVFLADIVSLLSGMLAINAQAGISFTQYWERFYEHVSITHFLVGMAKAPFFGLAIALVGCYRGLKVHGDTESLGKETTLSVVNAIFWVIVINAIFSFFTTALGV, encoded by the coding sequence ATGGAACTTTTTACGCATAAATTAACGCCTCAAGCAAATTTTTTTATCTCACAATCCCACCCAACACTTAAAATTAAGCTAAGTGGCGAGTGGAACTACACCACATCAAAAGCAAAACTCAAGGCTCTGCGCGCGAGTTTGCAAAAAGCAAATGTGCCAATCGAGCTAGAATTTGATTCAAACCTTGAAATAGATTTCGCACTTTGTGCGTTGCTTAAGTCATTTTTAGAATCAAAGTCCTACACCTTAGGTGAAAATCAAAATATTATCGAAATGTTCGCACTGCTTGAAAACTACCCGCAAGCCTACCCTATCCCGCATAAACCAAACTCGCTTCTTACTTCTTTTCAAGAATTAGGTGAAGGGGTGAAGAGCTTTTTTACAAATATGATTGATTTTATCAATTTCTTTGGTATGTGCCTTTTCTATCTCTTTTTAAGCCTTGTGCGTCCTAAGCGCTTTAAAATTGCCTCGATTTTTTATCACATTTCAGAATCTGGACTTAAAGCTATGCCTGTGGTGCTTATAACAAGCTTTATTGTAAGCTATGCAATCGCTATGCAAGGCGTTATACAGCTAGATAAAATGGGCGTACCAATTCTTAGTGTGGAGATTATTGCAAAGCTTTCTTTGCGCGAATTAGGACCTTTTGTTTTGGCGCTTGTTGTAGCTGGGCGCTCGGCTTCAGCTTACAGCGCGCAAATTGGCGTGATGAATCTCGCCGAAGAAAATGACGCGCTCAAAACTATGGGTTTTAGTGTGATTGATTTTTTAGTAACGCCTAGAATCTTAGCGCTTGTCATCACTATGCCGCTGCTTGTATTTTTAGCAGATATTGTAAGCCTCCTTTCTGGTATGCTTGCCATTAACGCGCAGGCTGGCATTAGTTTTACGCAATATTGGGAGCGCTTTTATGAGCATGTCAGTATCACACATTTTTTAGTCGGTATGGCAAAAGCGCCTTTTTTTGGGCTGGCTATCGCGCTAGTTGGCTGCTATCGGGGATTAAAAGTGCATGGCGATACAGAATCCTTAGGCAAAGAAACGACTTTAAGCGTGGTAAATGCGATATTTTGGGTGATTGTGATTAATGCGATATTTTCATTTTTTACCACAGCACTTGGAGTGTGA
- a CDS encoding nitrate reductase cytochrome c-type subunit: MKKLLLVALAFFGAWLYAKSVSDTEIGLRKVPLESENVKLQNFKFNDAPAGESQKIERAFENAPPLIPHDIEGMTPLTQQDNQCITCHDPAVAKDMGATPVPSSHMFDLRASKKMSTISDSRFNCTQCHVPQANAKPVVGNNFKPVFTNEKQKHQSNLLDVLNQGVK; the protein is encoded by the coding sequence ATGAAAAAGTTGTTATTAGTTGCCTTGGCATTTTTTGGCGCGTGGCTTTATGCAAAAAGCGTAAGCGATACAGAAATCGGGCTTAGGAAAGTTCCACTTGAGAGCGAAAATGTGAAATTGCAGAATTTTAAATTCAACGATGCCCCAGCGGGTGAAAGTCAAAAAATCGAGCGTGCATTTGAAAATGCCCCGCCTCTTATCCCTCACGATATAGAAGGTATGACACCGCTCACACAGCAGGATAATCAATGTATCACCTGCCACGATCCAGCAGTGGCAAAAGATATGGGTGCTACCCCTGTGCCAAGCTCACATATGTTTGACTTGCGCGCTTCTAAAAAGATGAGCACAATTTCAGATTCACGCTTTAACTGCACGCAGTGCCATGTCCCACAAGCAAACGCAAAGCCTGTGGTGGGTAATAATTTCAAGCCTGTTTTCACAAACGAAAAACAAAAGCATCAATCAAACTTGCTTGATGTGCTCAATCAAGGCGTGAAATAA
- a CDS encoding lipid A biosynthesis lauroyl acyltransferase → MTTFNTFFIKCLSNTLGFFLAKIPHSFFLLHVKALGALFCFLDKRRFNDALANLNFVYEDSLSPAQKEAIIKRAYKNFAFVLLESVRVVFLNKKKYAARFSFENEHFITNSIAKDGSAVLISAHYGYWEAMASILPPHYRMCQMASLGRLTEYPSINHMIIKRREAQGVKMIDKKGAFKHLLKMYNEKNALVGILVDQNIGLNEGIEVRFFGKKATHTTIASILSRRFNVAIVPVFIDFNEDYSRFVVRFFEPIRAQNSNDSNADILHATQMQANITEEVIRTHPSSWFWFHKRFKIFYPQIYTQKKA, encoded by the coding sequence ATGACAACATTTAATACTTTTTTTATCAAGTGTTTAAGCAATACGCTTGGCTTTTTTTTAGCAAAAATCCCACATTCTTTTTTTCTTTTGCATGTGAAAGCCTTAGGCGCACTTTTTTGTTTCCTTGATAAGCGCAGATTCAACGATGCACTTGCAAATCTAAATTTTGTTTATGAGGATTCTCTTTCTCCAGCACAGAAAGAAGCCATTATCAAGCGCGCATACAAAAACTTCGCCTTTGTGCTTTTAGAATCTGTGCGCGTAGTGTTTTTAAATAAGAAAAAATATGCAGCGCGCTTTAGCTTTGAGAATGAGCATTTCATCACAAATTCTATTGCTAAAGATGGCAGTGCAGTGCTTATAAGCGCGCATTATGGCTATTGGGAGGCGATGGCTAGCATTTTGCCGCCTCATTACAGAATGTGCCAAATGGCTTCTTTAGGGCGCTTGACAGAATATCCGAGTATTAATCATATGATTATCAAACGGCGCGAGGCACAGGGTGTGAAGATGATTGACAAAAAAGGTGCATTTAAACATTTGCTAAAAATGTATAATGAAAAAAATGCACTTGTTGGAATCCTTGTCGATCAAAATATCGGGCTCAATGAAGGTATAGAAGTACGCTTTTTTGGTAAAAAAGCCACGCATACCACAATCGCTTCAATCCTTTCAAGACGCTTTAATGTCGCGATTGTGCCGGTGTTTATTGATTTTAATGAAGATTATTCACGCTTTGTTGTGCGCTTTTTTGAGCCCATCAGAGCACAAAATTCAAATGATAGTAACGCAGATATTTTGCACGCGACCCAAATGCAGGCAAATATCACAGAAGAAGTTATCCGCACGCACCCAAGTAGTTGGTTTTGGTTTCATAAACGCTTTAAGATTTTCTATCCGCAGATTTATACGCAAAAAAAGGCTTAA
- the napH gene encoding quinol dehydrogenase ferredoxin subunit NapH, with protein sequence MLAYLAKRKYLLLRRFSQIGILVLFFLANCSLISINGTRFFVTQGDIAKFEKNERNLAIANTKEDLLSFKLLEGNLSASKVAEVVPMSDPLAFLQIFLAGGAISADLALGVVVVLLIYGVFLGRGYCAFVCPINLITDFAAYARRKLKIENIKFLSIPRNAKFAMLGLSLLLSLIFSVLAWEMISPISILHRGIVFGMGVGAFGILAVFLFDLFALKNGFCAHLCPLGATYSLIGAKALLKVKHKVENCTKCMECVRICPESQVLDMVGKHSDAVKNIACIKCGRCIEVCNDNALGFSILNYKKERE encoded by the coding sequence ATGTTAGCCTATCTTGCAAAGCGTAAATATTTGCTACTACGAAGATTCTCACAAATTGGAATCTTGGTGTTATTTTTTTTAGCAAATTGCTCGCTTATAAGCATTAACGGCACGCGATTTTTCGTAACGCAAGGAGATATTGCAAAGTTTGAAAAAAACGAGCGCAATTTAGCCATTGCAAACACAAAAGAGGATTTGCTCTCTTTCAAACTTTTGGAAGGCAACTTAAGCGCGTCTAAAGTTGCGGAAGTTGTGCCTATGAGCGATCCTTTGGCATTTTTGCAAATCTTTTTAGCAGGAGGAGCAATAAGCGCGGATTTAGCACTTGGGGTGGTTGTCGTGTTGCTCATATATGGGGTATTTTTAGGAAGAGGTTATTGCGCATTTGTCTGTCCGATAAATCTCATCACTGATTTTGCCGCCTATGCACGCAGGAAGCTTAAGATTGAAAATATCAAATTTCTTTCAATCCCTAGAAATGCAAAATTTGCAATGCTTGGCTTAAGCTTGTTGCTTTCTCTTATCTTTAGCGTATTGGCTTGGGAGATGATAAGCCCTATTTCGATATTACATCGAGGCATAGTCTTTGGTATGGGTGTTGGAGCGTTTGGAATCTTGGCGGTATTCTTGTTTGATTTATTTGCGCTTAAAAATGGCTTTTGCGCTCATTTGTGTCCTTTGGGCGCGACTTATAGTCTCATTGGCGCAAAGGCATTACTCAAAGTCAAGCATAAGGTGGAAAACTGCACCAAATGTATGGAATGCGTGAGAATCTGCCCAGAATCTCAAGTCCTAGATATGGTAGGCAAACACAGCGACGCGGTAAAAAATATCGCGTGTATAAAATGTGGTCGTTGTATTGAAGTGTGTAATGATAATGCACTAGGTTTTAGCATACTAAACTACAAAAAGGAGAGAGAATGA
- the pseC gene encoding UDP-4-amino-4,6-dideoxy-N-acetyl-beta-L-altrosamine transaminase, which yields MPNFYPYSTQLIDESDKKALLSALEGTHLTQGQRVVEFEKALAEFCGTKYALCLNSATSALYVTYHWFKAQNLDSQIYAITTPISFVATCNMMLANAITPLFAEVLPNGNINPKSVREILNTHKNKESIKLLVSVDYAGLSVEGEELEKIAQEFNLVWISDSSHAFGASYKGAKIGSLAHASIFSFHAIKPITTAEGGAVLTNDESLYTHAQAMLSHGIIKGRAWNYDCIDIGFNFRMNELSAALGLSQLPKIEHFISAREEIARFYDEIFAKNPYFSAIVRPSYMQSSHHLYPILLFPNLRCAKEDIFNALLAQGIGAQVHYKPIYQFSLYKKLFGEMRLESAESFYLSELSIPCAQNMSIKDAKEVARILLEVLESSACVR from the coding sequence ATGCCTAACTTTTACCCTTACAGCACACAGCTTATTGATGAATCTGATAAAAAAGCTTTGCTTAGCGCGCTTGAAGGCACGCATTTAACGCAAGGTCAAAGGGTTGTGGAATTTGAAAAAGCTCTGGCAGAGTTTTGCGGGACAAAATACGCGCTTTGTCTCAACTCTGCTACTTCCGCGCTGTATGTGACTTATCATTGGTTTAAAGCGCAAAATCTAGATTCTCAAATCTATGCCATCACCACACCCATTAGCTTTGTTGCAACCTGCAATATGATGCTTGCAAATGCTATCACACCGCTATTTGCGGAGGTTTTACCAAATGGGAATATTAACCCAAAAAGTGTGCGCGAGATTCTCAATACTCATAAAAACAAAGAATCCATCAAATTACTTGTAAGCGTGGATTATGCAGGCTTAAGCGTGGAGGGCGAAGAGTTAGAAAAAATAGCGCAAGAATTTAATTTAGTGTGGATTTCTGATAGCTCGCACGCTTTTGGCGCAAGCTACAAGGGTGCAAAAATTGGCTCACTAGCACACGCAAGCATTTTTAGCTTCCACGCTATTAAGCCAATCACCACTGCTGAAGGTGGCGCGGTACTGACAAATGATGAAAGCCTTTATACGCACGCGCAAGCTATGTTAAGCCACGGCATTATCAAAGGCAGAGCGTGGAATTATGATTGTATCGACATTGGGTTTAACTTCCGAATGAATGAGCTAAGCGCAGCGCTTGGGCTTTCACAATTGCCAAAAATTGAGCACTTTATTTCTGCGCGCGAAGAAATTGCAAGATTCTATGACGAAATTTTTGCTAAAAATCCCTATTTTAGTGCTATTGTGCGCCCTTCATATATGCAGAGCAGCCATCATCTCTATCCAATTTTACTTTTCCCAAATCTAAGGTGTGCTAAAGAAGATATTTTTAACGCCCTTTTAGCACAAGGCATAGGTGCGCAAGTGCATTACAAGCCTATTTATCAATTTAGTTTATACAAAAAACTTTTTGGAGAAATGCGCCTTGAAAGCGCGGAATCTTTCTATCTCTCCGAGCTTTCAATCCCTTGTGCGCAAAATATGAGCATTAAAGATGCTAAAGAAGTGGCGCGCATTCTCTTGGAAGTGCTAGAATCTAGCGCGTGCGTGAGATAA
- a CDS encoding chaperone NapD has product MNISSIIIRAKTQNWQNLLEKINKIAYTEVALEDSQKGIIIATIQAPDTGKDIASLKEISQLKGVLSADMHLTYSEEEFKGCEINMNEVAELIDTTPVEEMKYNGDVNNLMKE; this is encoded by the coding sequence ATGAATATCTCAAGTATCATTATCCGCGCAAAAACTCAAAATTGGCAGAATCTGCTAGAGAAAATTAATAAAATCGCTTATACAGAAGTCGCGCTTGAAGATTCTCAAAAAGGCATTATTATCGCCACCATTCAAGCCCCAGATACAGGCAAAGATATTGCCTCACTAAAAGAAATCAGCCAGCTTAAAGGCGTGTTAAGCGCGGATATGCACCTAACTTATAGTGAAGAGGAATTTAAGGGCTGTGAAATCAATATGAATGAAGTTGCTGAACTCATTGATACCACGCCGGTTGAAGAGATGAAATATAATGGCGATGTCAATAATCTTATGAAAGAATAG
- the napA gene encoding nitrate reductase catalytic subunit NapA, which yields MQPNLNRREFIKNAAVVSAASAVGLSVPSAALAKAQDAQKSWKWDKSVCRFCGTGCGIMVATKDGQIVAVKGDPEAPVNRGINCIKGYFCAKIMYGQDRLTQPLLRVNSKGEFDKKGKFAPVSWKRAFDEMEKQFKKAYNTLGPTSVAIMGSGQYTVQEGYAAVKLMKGGFRSNNIDPNARHCMASAVVAFMQTFGVDEPAGCYDDIELTDTIITWGANMAEMHPVLWSRVTDRKLTNANKVKIINLSTFTNRTSDIADMEIIFKPQTDLAIWNYIAREIVYNRPESMDKKFIDNHCVFSTGWVNIGYGMRNNPNHKSFSKAEKDIVAKENSKILSKDEGVTLQYLGLKAGDELKMEKSGVADAHWQISFEDFKKALAPYTLDFVAQLAKGDDSESLESFKAKLQQLANYYIEKNRKVVSFWTMGFNQHQRGTWVNEQSYMVHMLLGKQAKPGNGAFSLTGQPSACGTAREVGTFSHRLPADMVVANPKHREITEKIWNLPAGTLNGKPGFPYLGILRNLEDEKVKWVWVQVNNPWQNTANANHWIKAARELDNFIVVSDSYPGITAKIADLILPCAMIYEKWGAYGNAERRTQHWKQQVLPQGNSMSDTWQVLEFAKRFTLKEVWGKDYPDLGLKSVLEEAKKMGYNENTTLFEYLFANAKAKKFSVNDAMLKNKPLNSEVFGDSRKVEGSDGKVFNGYGFFVQKYLWEEYRLFGVGHGHDLAEFDVYHKVRGLRWPVVDGKETQWRFNSKYDPYARKESGGKEFAFYGNKGAALPVGDLSKPAGEEKKPLANRAKIFFRPYMDPCEMPDKEYPLWLSTGRVLEHWHSGTMTMRVPELYRAVPEALCYISEADAQDKKLKQGDQVWVESRRGKVKARVEINGRNRPPKGLVYVPWFDENVFINKVCLDATCPLSKQTDFKKCAVKVYKA from the coding sequence ATGCAACCAAACTTAAATCGCCGTGAGTTTATCAAAAATGCGGCAGTGGTTTCAGCAGCTTCAGCTGTTGGATTAAGCGTGCCAAGTGCTGCACTAGCAAAAGCGCAAGATGCACAGAAATCATGGAAATGGGATAAATCTGTTTGTAGATTCTGCGGAACGGGCTGTGGGATTATGGTAGCAACAAAAGATGGACAAATCGTTGCGGTGAAAGGCGACCCAGAAGCACCGGTAAATAGAGGGATTAACTGCATTAAGGGATATTTTTGTGCCAAAATTATGTATGGACAAGATCGCTTGACACAGCCTCTTTTGCGCGTTAATAGCAAAGGTGAGTTTGACAAAAAAGGCAAATTTGCACCTGTAAGCTGGAAACGTGCCTTTGATGAAATGGAAAAGCAATTCAAAAAAGCTTACAACACATTAGGACCAACAAGCGTGGCGATTATGGGAAGTGGGCAATACACCGTGCAAGAAGGCTATGCAGCAGTGAAGCTTATGAAAGGTGGATTCCGTTCAAACAACATTGACCCAAATGCAAGGCATTGTATGGCAAGTGCGGTGGTAGCATTTATGCAAACCTTTGGTGTAGATGAGCCGGCGGGCTGCTATGATGACATTGAGCTTACTGATACTATCATCACTTGGGGCGCGAATATGGCAGAAATGCATCCGGTATTGTGGTCGCGCGTCACTGATAGAAAACTCACAAATGCTAATAAAGTAAAAATTATCAATCTTTCAACTTTCACAAATAGAACTTCAGATATTGCGGATATGGAGATTATCTTCAAGCCACAAACTGACTTAGCTATTTGGAACTACATTGCAAGGGAAATTGTGTATAACAGACCAGAATCTATGGATAAAAAATTCATAGATAATCACTGCGTATTTAGCACAGGCTGGGTAAATATCGGCTATGGTATGCGTAATAATCCAAACCATAAAAGCTTCTCAAAAGCCGAAAAAGACATTGTGGCGAAAGAAAATAGCAAAATCCTAAGCAAAGATGAGGGTGTAACATTACAATATCTTGGGCTAAAAGCTGGCGATGAGCTAAAAATGGAAAAATCTGGCGTAGCTGATGCACATTGGCAAATTAGCTTTGAAGATTTCAAAAAAGCCCTCGCGCCTTACACACTTGATTTTGTCGCACAGCTTGCAAAAGGCGATGATAGTGAAAGCTTAGAATCTTTCAAAGCAAAATTACAACAGCTTGCAAACTACTACATTGAAAAAAATCGCAAGGTTGTAAGCTTTTGGACAATGGGCTTTAACCAACACCAAAGAGGCACTTGGGTAAATGAGCAAAGCTATATGGTGCATATGCTCCTTGGCAAGCAAGCAAAGCCCGGAAACGGTGCATTCTCGCTCACAGGACAGCCTAGCGCATGTGGCACAGCGCGCGAAGTTGGGACATTCTCTCACCGCTTACCAGCAGATATGGTGGTGGCTAATCCAAAACATAGAGAAATCACTGAAAAAATTTGGAATCTTCCAGCAGGCACGCTTAATGGCAAGCCCGGATTCCCATATCTTGGAATCTTAAGAAACCTAGAAGATGAAAAAGTAAAATGGGTGTGGGTGCAAGTCAATAACCCTTGGCAAAACACAGCAAATGCAAACCACTGGATTAAAGCAGCACGCGAGCTAGATAACTTTATCGTGGTAAGCGATAGCTATCCGGGCATTACAGCTAAAATCGCGGATTTGATTTTGCCTTGCGCGATGATTTATGAAAAATGGGGTGCGTATGGAAATGCAGAGCGTAGAACGCAACATTGGAAGCAACAAGTTTTACCACAAGGAAATTCAATGAGTGATACTTGGCAGGTGCTTGAGTTTGCAAAACGTTTTACACTTAAAGAAGTTTGGGGCAAAGATTACCCAGATTTAGGGCTTAAAAGCGTGCTAGAAGAGGCTAAGAAAATGGGTTACAACGAAAATACCACACTTTTTGAATACCTCTTTGCAAATGCAAAAGCGAAGAAATTTAGCGTAAATGATGCAATGCTTAAAAACAAACCGCTTAATTCTGAAGTCTTTGGCGATAGTAGGAAGGTAGAGGGCAGTGATGGCAAGGTATTTAATGGCTATGGATTCTTCGTGCAAAAATATCTTTGGGAGGAATACCGCCTCTTTGGCGTAGGACACGGACACGACTTGGCAGAATTTGATGTGTATCATAAAGTGCGAGGATTGCGCTGGCCTGTGGTTGATGGCAAAGAAACACAATGGCGCTTTAACTCAAAATACGATCCTTATGCGCGCAAAGAATCTGGGGGCAAAGAATTTGCATTCTATGGAAACAAAGGTGCGGCACTGCCTGTTGGTGATTTAAGCAAGCCTGCAGGCGAGGAGAAAAAACCTCTTGCAAATAGAGCAAAAATCTTTTTCCGCCCTTATATGGATCCTTGCGAAATGCCTGATAAGGAATATCCATTGTGGCTTTCAACCGGGCGTGTGTTAGAGCATTGGCATAGTGGAACGATGACTATGCGTGTGCCTGAGCTTTATCGTGCTGTGCCTGAAGCACTTTGCTACATAAGTGAGGCTGACGCGCAAGATAAAAAACTCAAACAAGGCGATCAAGTGTGGGTAGAATCTAGACGCGGAAAAGTCAAAGCACGCGTGGAAATAAATGGTAGAAATCGCCCACCAAAAGGCTTGGTGTATGTGCCGTGGTTTGATGAAAATGTGTTTATTAACAAAGTTTGTCTTGATGCGACTTGTCCGCTTTCAAAACAAACTGACTTTAAAAAATGTGCCGTGAAAGTTTATAAGGCGTAG
- the napG gene encoding ferredoxin-type protein NapG, with protein MDKQRRKALNSIAQTMGLVALGGLTWGAFVAEAKSNPLWLYPPGARENFANSCIRCGLCVEACPFYTLSLSKEGTKGLPVFVPREIPCFMCEDIPCVPVCPTNALDVNLVSTNGKLDITKARMGVAVVDTLNCIAYAGIQCDACYRACPLIDEAIYLEYKSNERTGKHTMILPMVANDICTGCGKCEKACVTELAAIRVLPREAVLGKMGTNYIKGWEEQDEKRLESAKTHKKTESKAQTLDYLNNEDL; from the coding sequence ATGGATAAACAACGTAGAAAGGCTTTAAATTCAATCGCGCAAACTATGGGTTTAGTGGCGCTTGGCGGACTTACTTGGGGTGCATTTGTGGCAGAAGCTAAGTCAAATCCGCTTTGGCTCTATCCCCCCGGAGCGCGGGAGAATTTCGCAAATAGTTGCATTCGTTGCGGACTATGCGTAGAAGCCTGCCCATTTTATACGCTAAGCCTTTCAAAAGAAGGCACAAAGGGCTTGCCCGTGTTTGTCCCACGCGAGATTCCGTGCTTTATGTGCGAGGATATCCCTTGTGTGCCTGTATGTCCTACTAATGCGCTAGATGTTAATCTTGTCAGCACAAATGGCAAGCTTGATATTACAAAAGCGCGTATGGGCGTGGCGGTAGTGGATACACTTAATTGTATCGCGTATGCTGGCATACAATGCGATGCGTGCTACCGCGCTTGTCCGCTTATTGATGAGGCGATTTATTTAGAATACAAATCTAATGAGCGCACAGGCAAGCACACGATGATTTTACCTATGGTTGCAAATGACATTTGCACAGGTTGCGGGAAATGTGAAAAAGCCTGCGTCACAGAACTTGCAGCAATCCGCGTACTCCCACGAGAAGCGGTGTTAGGCAAAATGGGGACGAACTATATCAAAGGCTGGGAAGAACAAGATGAGAAACGTTTAGAATCTGCCAAAACACACAAAAAGACAGAATCTAAAGCCCAGACGCTTGATTATCTTAATAATGAGGATTTGTGA
- a CDS encoding WD40 repeat domain-containing protein has product MRILKIYFLLPFLLTLGFGAPLQPKLELKIKYEISSLELQEDTLFVSTTQGVLLVYDIKNPQNPILKQTITLPSYKDFFDNSYKPKIYNTATNAQGEILIIAANGNSTRDIFLQKNDKLELLLEDQNIAKAAWVSPTEVIFGFLSHEIALFNVATKTLIYQNQITNSSFSDMLYNAKDRILYTTGESGAIYIIDPESGALIEKISNINKDRVFQIAFGDNKLVSAGNDRRVGVYTLESGTKLTRTDSLKTNFLVYSVGISQNGENIAYMSDEFGEITITNSHNLNAPKIILKGVNGVANSIFFYKDFVIVGCDGDTIYFFYIRG; this is encoded by the coding sequence TTGCGGATTCTTAAAATTTATTTTTTACTACCTTTTTTGCTTACGCTAGGTTTTGGCGCACCATTGCAACCAAAACTAGAACTAAAAATAAAGTATGAAATTTCTTCGCTTGAGTTGCAAGAAGATACTTTATTTGTCTCAACCACGCAAGGTGTGCTTTTAGTATATGATATTAAGAATCCACAAAATCCTATTTTAAAGCAAACAATCACGCTCCCTTCTTATAAAGATTTTTTTGATAATTCTTATAAGCCAAAGATTTACAACACTGCGACAAACGCACAGGGCGAGATTCTCATTATCGCAGCAAATGGCAATTCCACGCGCGATATATTTTTGCAAAAAAATGACAAATTGGAGCTGTTACTTGAGGATCAAAATATCGCAAAAGCTGCGTGGGTTTCCCCCACTGAAGTAATTTTTGGATTCTTAAGCCACGAAATCGCGCTTTTTAATGTAGCGACAAAAACACTTATTTATCAAAACCAAATTACAAACTCAAGCTTTAGCGATATGCTTTACAACGCAAAAGATAGGATTCTCTACACCACGGGGGAATCTGGCGCGATTTATATCATCGATCCAGAATCTGGCGCGTTGATAGAAAAAATTAGCAACATAAATAAAGACAGAGTATTTCAAATCGCCTTTGGTGATAATAAGCTCGTAAGTGCGGGGAATGACAGACGCGTGGGCGTCTATACCTTGGAATCTGGCACAAAACTCACGCGTACAGATTCTCTAAAAACAAACTTTTTGGTTTATAGCGTTGGCATTAGTCAAAATGGCGAAAATATCGCATATATGAGCGATGAATTTGGTGAAATTACGATTACAAACTCCCACAATCTCAATGCGCCAAAAATAATACTAAAAGGCGTTAATGGTGTGGCAAATAGTATCTTTTTTTACAAAGATTTTGTTATCGTTGGCTGTGATGGCGACACCATCTACTTTTTTTATATTAGGGGGTGA